In the genome of Halarsenatibacter silvermanii, one region contains:
- a CDS encoding winged helix-turn-helix domain-containing protein, with product MQPRLKLWIENEEGEQIVGEGLLQLLQKIEETGSLNQASARLDMSYRTAWGKIEKIENRLDSKLIHRETGGGKKGGSTLTERGRNLMRGYKSFKARVEQELEKSYEEEFLQIIE from the coding sequence ATGCAGCCCAGATTAAAACTGTGGATAGAAAACGAAGAAGGCGAGCAGATTGTTGGAGAAGGTCTTTTGCAGCTCCTGCAAAAAATAGAGGAAACCGGATCTCTCAATCAGGCCTCTGCCCGGCTTGATATGTCCTACCGGACTGCCTGGGGAAAAATAGAGAAGATCGAAAACAGGCTGGACAGCAAACTAATTCACAGAGAAACTGGAGGAGGCAAAAAAGGAGGCAGCACTCTGACAGAAAGAGGCAGAAATTTGATGAGAGGTTATAAATCATTTAAAGCCAGAGTTGAGCAGGAGCTGGAAAAGAGTTATGAAGAGGAATTTTTGCAGATAATTGAATAA